In Eleginops maclovinus isolate JMC-PN-2008 ecotype Puerto Natales chromosome 10, JC_Emac_rtc_rv5, whole genome shotgun sequence, the following proteins share a genomic window:
- the LOC134871315 gene encoding uncharacterized protein LOC134871315: protein MSERAFFRHQDQVLFKAVKRVWGEQQFAMLCLLQAEGEPIVCGGDGRADTPGHCAKYGTYSTMELRKTAVIDVQLVQSNEVGGSYHMEKVGLQRSLEKVQGFVDVGTLVTDRHIGINMMIREDHPDITHQFDIWHVAKSVKKKLQSLDKLEVARTSNPGWGSIINHLYWSVVSTPPGSGQLVVDKWTSVIDHIHNRHTGFEGLFSSCAHGVLEGREQRKPWLSCHTKVSIEVEKIIRNKRLCADIQRLSPSHQTSYLEAFHSVITHFAPKMCHFSYKGWRAEGSWLLCISTRMPTGSSGADTMAR from the exons ATGTCGGAAAGAGCGTTCTTCAGACATCAGGACCAGGTGcttttcaaagctgtgaagcGAGTTTGGGGCGAGCAGCAGTTTGCCATGCTCTGTCTGCTACAGGCAGAAGGGGAACCCATCGTGTGTGGTGGTGACGGGCGTGCCGACACCCCAGGGCATTGCGCTAAGTACGGCACCTACTCAACAATGGAGCTCCggaaaacagctgttattgaCGTACAACTTGTACag agcaATGAGGTTGGAGGGTCCTACCACATGGAGAAAGTGGGACTGCAGCGATCCCTTGAGAAAGTCCAGGGCTTTGTGGATGTCGGAACTctcgtgacagacagacacataggcATCAACATGATGATTAGAGAGGACCATCCAGACATCACGCACCAGTTTGACATATGGCATGTAGCCAAGA gtgtcaagaagaagctgcagagcttGGACAAACTAGAGGTTGCCAGGACCTCAAACCCTGGGTGGGGAAGTATTATAAACCATCTGTACTGGTCCGTGGTCTCGACGCCTCCTGGCAGTGGACAACTTGTGGTGGACAAATGGACATCAGTCATCGATCACATCCACAACAGGCACACCGGGTTCGAGGGACTGTTCTCTTCTTGTGCGCACGGAGTCCTGGAAGGCAGGGAACAGCGTAAACCGTGGCTGAGTTGTC ATACGAAGGTGTCTATTGAAGTGGAGAAGATCATCCGGAACAAGAGGCTGTGTGCAGATATACAACGCCTGTCCCCGTCACACCAGACATCCTACCTCGAAGCATTCCATAGCGTGATTACCCACTTTGCGCCAAAGATGTGCCACTTTTCATACAAAGGATGGAGAGCAG agggatcctggctgctttgcatttcaacgaGAATGCCAACAGGGAGCAGCGGAGCAGACACGATGGCGAGATGA
- the LOC134871316 gene encoding uncharacterized protein LOC134871316 codes for MDSDNSDSSSDPDTFFEVAESDPMLEDNVRGVMPYRYEPYLDELEPQGSTESSDGEAEGAVGGAAVADGRMPMDFGRLQHVEWCSCGRCEPMPLVVESVCCREQSRVCERREEEGADTRCITEHSGFEPVCLNLHVLRTAHFHYRQEYGDVEGNEWKRYTGYRQFVRWCYEYLGRHVRVPIPSCVVWCIRRTFPSIDYRGFQDTNSP; via the exons atggattctgacaactccgattcatcctcggatcctgacacatttttcgaagtggcagagtccgacccaatgctggaggacaatgtgaggggcgttatgccctatagatacgagccatacttggatgagttggagccacagggttctacggaaagttcggatggcgaggcagaaggcgctgttggtggtgctgctgtggcagacggtcggatgcctatggattttggcagactacagcacgtggaatg gtgttcttgtgggagatgtgagccaatgccactggtagtggagtcggtgtgctgccgcgaacagtcaagagtgtgcgagaggagagaggaggagggagcagacacccgctgcatcacagaacattctggctttgagccagtttgtctgaatctgcatgTTCTGCGCACCGCACATTTCCACTATCGGCAAGAATACGGGGATGTAGAGGGAAACGA gTGGAAGAGGTACACTGGATACAGACAGTTTGTGCGATGGTGCTACGAGTACCTGGGAAGACATGTCAGGGTCCCCATACCttcctgtgtggtgtggtgtatccggagaacttttccctccattgatTACAGGGGGTTCCAGGACACCAACAGCCCGTGA